The sequence ATTATTATACCAGAGGCTGAAATTGGCTATATTACGATGCATCTTCAAGGTGCAAAACTTCGTCAGCATAAAGGGGAATTACTAGAGGCGGCTAATTTGGAAACCGTTATGCAAGCGAAGAAATTGATGCGTTATATGGAGGAAGTCACGGGTGTTAATTTGATGAATGATGAGCCCCTTTTGGAAGGACTTGTTACGCATTTAAAGCCAGCTATTTATCGGGTCCGACAAAGTATGGGCATTACGAATCCTTTGTTACCGAGCATTCGTAAAGATTATGAGGATTTGTTTCAGCTTGTCAAAAAGGCAGTGGAAAAAGTGTTTCCCGAACTACAAATTCCTGACGAGGAAATTGGCTTCTTAGTCATGCATTTTGGCTCTGCACTGCTTGGCTTGACAGGAGAAAGGGATTTAACGGCATATGTTGTTTGCTCTAGTGGTATTGGGACATCCAAAATGCTGACATCCCGGCTACAGCGTGAAATTCCTGAAATTGTACAAATTAAGAACGTTTCTTTATTTGAATTAAAAGAACTTCAAATCGAGGATAGAGATTTGGTTATTTCAACAATTTATTTACATGATTTCCCGAGGGAATATTTGATTGTCAGTCCATTTATGACAGCAGAGGAAATTAAGCAAGTGCAGCTGTATGTAAGAAGGCAGATGTTGATTAAAAAAGTGACCTCTTCATTGAATGAAAACGATTCGACGATTGAGGAAATCACGAAGAGAATGAACATGCTTTATTTATATACGGGAGCCGTGTCGGAGATTTTGTTGAATTTTGATCTTTTATCCTATCGAGGGCGAGTTACTGCGAAACAGTGCATACGTGAAGCCTGTCTTGCATTGGAACAGAAGGAAATCATAACAGAAGCTGAAACGATTGTGGATGCACTATTTGTAAGGGAAGCAATTGGTGGAATAGGAATACCGGAAACAAAGCTCGCTTTGTTTCATACGCGTCATGAACATGTACTGAAGCCTTCGTTTACGATGTACTCTCTTCAAGAGCCGATTACTTTGCAAGCAATGGACGGAACAGATATTGAGGTCAACCAGTTATTACTTTTATTATCCCCTCATTCGTACCATGAAGCTGGCTTGGAAGTACTTAGTTTTATCAGTACAGTTATTATTGAAAATGAGCAGAGTATTGAGTTGTTTGAAACGGGTAATAAGCCAATGATACACACGTATTTGGCGCAGAAATTTGAGCAGTTTATAGATGAAAAAACAAACTAATTGAGGAGTGTTAACAATGACTGTAGAGATTCTATCAGTGGATAATATTGTGTTGAATAAAGGGCTGGCAACAAAAGAAGAGGCAATTCGTTTTACGGGACAGATTCTTGTTGAGGAAGGATACGTTGAGCCAAGCTATATCGAGAAAATGTTGGAACGTGAAGCAATGACGTCGACGTATATGGGCAATTTTGTAGCAATTCCGCACGGGACGGACGATGCCAAGGAGCAAGTGAAGACATCAGGTATCGCAATCATTCAAGTACCAGGCGGCGTTGACTTTGGAGATGGTAATATCGTGAAATTGATCTTTGGTATTGCTGGCAAGGGTGACGAGCATTTGGACATTCTTTCGAATATTGCCATCGTTGTTTCTGAAGAGGAAAATGTCGAAGCGATTGTTAAGGCATCTTCGAAGGAAGATATCCTGGCGTTCTTTGAAGGAGTGAACTAATATGCAGGCTGTTCACTTTGGTGCAGGGAATATCGGGAGAGGATTTATTGGGAGCTTATTGTACCAGTCTGGATTTGAAACTTGCTTTGTAGATGTCAATAGCGAGTTGGTGGATTTGATTAATGAAAAAAAACAGTACCGCGTACAACTTGCAAATGCTTCGCAGGAGGAATTGCTTGTCAAGGATGTGCGGGCTATTAATAGTGCGGCGGATCCCGAGCGAGTCATTGAAGCGATTGCCAAAGCGGACTTTGTGTCGGCGGCAGTTGGACCGAATGTGTTGCCGCATATTGCTGTTTTATTGGCAAAGGGGTTGAAGGAACGCCTTGTGCAATCAGATAAGCCATTAACGATTATTGCTTGTGAAAATATGATTGGTGGTAGTGCTTTGCTCAAGGAGAAAGTCTATGAGCAGTTAGATGAGGCGGAAAAAGTTTCGTTTGATGAACGCTTTAGCTTCCCAAATGCAGCGGTAGATCGTATTGTTCCAAATCAGACGAATGACGATAAACTACTGGTCAAGGTTGAACCATTTTACGAATGGGTTGTGGATGAATCACAAATTAAGGGAGAAAACCCTCCAATTGAAGGGATTCTCTTTGTGCAGGAATTGCAGCCGTATATTGAAAGAAAGCTCTATACGGTGAATACAGGCCATGCTACAGCTGCTTATCTGGGCTACTTAGCGGGGATTCAAACCATTCATGAGACGCTGGCGAATGAAGAAATTAGAAGCTTCACGGAGAAAGCTTTGCAAGAGACAGGGAGGCTGCTCATTGCAAAATATGACTTTAATGAGCAAGCGCATGATGAGTATATTCAAAGAATTATCGGACGTTTTGCGAATCCATTTATTGTAGATGATACAGCGCGGGTAGGCCGCTCACCTGTCCGTAAACTGCAGGCGAATGATCGATTTGTAGGGCCTGCCCAGCAATATGTCGATTTGTTTAAGGAGACACCAAAGCATTTGGTCATAGGCATTGCGGCTGCATTGCGTTACGATTATATGGAGGATCCAGATGCGAAAATTATACAAGAGACGATTGAACAGCAAGGGCTTGCACAGGCGATTGAAACGTTTACAGGATTACAGCCGGGAGCGATGTTGTTTGAGGCGATTGTGGAGCAGTATGAGCAGTTGAAGTGAATAGAAGATAAATGAAAGCCGGAAGATTTTCTCTTCCGGCTTTTTAGGTGGTAGTAAAGTCTTGATTCGCCAATAAAATGCCCTTGAGCGCCAATAAATCGTGTGCAGACGCTAATATCCTGTAGTTGAACGCCAATATTTAGCCTACAAGTGTCAATAACTTCATACGACAAAGGAAAATAAAAGATTAACTCCGTTTAAATCGACTCGTCTTTTTAGATTTTAATCGCTGCATTCGCTCTTCAACTTCTTGCGCAGCAGCCTGTGTTTTGTCCATATCTATTTGTAACGTGATGACTTCATTCTCTTGAATATCGATCAAAAACCAAGTTCCCACACGACTATCGGCTGGTAGTGAAGTAGCCGATACACGGAATTGCTGTTGCAATGCGTCAACGAGTATAAGTGCGTCATTTGTATCCGTAAAGCGATCAAGATAACCTGAATACATCTATTAACCTCCTACGCAGGCAAG comes from Sporosarcina sp. FSL K6-3457 and encodes:
- a CDS encoding mannitol-1-phosphate 5-dehydrogenase, translating into MQAVHFGAGNIGRGFIGSLLYQSGFETCFVDVNSELVDLINEKKQYRVQLANASQEELLVKDVRAINSAADPERVIEAIAKADFVSAAVGPNVLPHIAVLLAKGLKERLVQSDKPLTIIACENMIGGSALLKEKVYEQLDEAEKVSFDERFSFPNAAVDRIVPNQTNDDKLLVKVEPFYEWVVDESQIKGENPPIEGILFVQELQPYIERKLYTVNTGHATAAYLGYLAGIQTIHETLANEEIRSFTEKALQETGRLLIAKYDFNEQAHDEYIQRIIGRFANPFIVDDTARVGRSPVRKLQANDRFVGPAQQYVDLFKETPKHLVIGIAAALRYDYMEDPDAKIIQETIEQQGLAQAIETFTGLQPGAMLFEAIVEQYEQLK
- a CDS encoding DUF3006 domain-containing protein, with translation MYSGYLDRFTDTNDALILVDALQQQFRVSATSLPADSRVGTWFLIDIQENEVITLQIDMDKTQAAAQEVEERMQRLKSKKTSRFKRS
- a CDS encoding BglG family transcription antiterminator, coding for MEGKCSVNGVFTMYISAREKAIIEVLIDRQEEVTIKELSKEIDVSSRTIHRDLDRIEELLQNYQLKLLRKAGVGIQIIGANQHKEDLKRELNVFTFREYTLDERQTMILCILFESSEPVKLFALANELRVTIATISADLLKLEEQLKPFKLSIVKRRGYGIEISGSEKAKRRAMSYTIAKTLKEDEFLSLIKERIEKSSVSQEHSISERLLHLVDREKLLIIEHVMQDLQRVLPFPITDSAYVGLLVHLALAIERILLGENIEMDQQYLEQLKLEPEFTIAREIIDKMAARFEIIIPEAEIGYITMHLQGAKLRQHKGELLEAANLETVMQAKKLMRYMEEVTGVNLMNDEPLLEGLVTHLKPAIYRVRQSMGITNPLLPSIRKDYEDLFQLVKKAVEKVFPELQIPDEEIGFLVMHFGSALLGLTGERDLTAYVVCSSGIGTSKMLTSRLQREIPEIVQIKNVSLFELKELQIEDRDLVISTIYLHDFPREYLIVSPFMTAEEIKQVQLYVRRQMLIKKVTSSLNENDSTIEEITKRMNMLYLYTGAVSEILLNFDLLSYRGRVTAKQCIREACLALEQKEIITEAETIVDALFVREAIGGIGIPETKLALFHTRHEHVLKPSFTMYSLQEPITLQAMDGTDIEVNQLLLLLSPHSYHEAGLEVLSFISTVIIENEQSIELFETGNKPMIHTYLAQKFEQFIDEKTN
- a CDS encoding PTS sugar transporter subunit IIA, with product MTVEILSVDNIVLNKGLATKEEAIRFTGQILVEEGYVEPSYIEKMLEREAMTSTYMGNFVAIPHGTDDAKEQVKTSGIAIIQVPGGVDFGDGNIVKLIFGIAGKGDEHLDILSNIAIVVSEEENVEAIVKASSKEDILAFFEGVN